The following is a genomic window from Janibacter sp. DB-40.
TGGCGTCGCGCGTCCTCGTCGTAGGTCCCCCCGCAGGTGATGATCCGCAGCTCCGGCCCCGCGGTCGCGCCGTACACGTCGATCCGGGGGAAGTCGTCCTTGGGGCTCTTCTTGACCTGGGTGACCTCGAAGGTCGCCGTCGTGCCGTCGGCGCGGTCGACCTCGACCTCGTCCCCCGCGCGCACATCGCCCAGCTCGAAGAAGACCGACGGGTCGTGCCCGCTGCCGGTGACGTGCCCCTCGAGCACTGCCGGCCCGACCTCGCCGGGCGTGGGCGACCCGTCGTACCAGGCGACCTCGTCGTACCGGTCGCCGGACGGCACCTTGAGTCGGCCCTGGGCATCGAGGCCGAGTCCGTGGACCGGCGAGCTGACGTCGATCGAGGGCAGCCGCACGGCCACCGGCTCGGAGGCCGGCATCGCGTCCGCGACCTCGGGCGAAGGGGGCGCCTCCCGCTCCTCCTCCGACGTCGCCTCGCGGTCGGGCGCGGTGGACGTCGTGGGAGAGGGGGTCACCCCCTTCGCCGTGGTGGTGGACGGCGGTGCCGGCGGGGGCCCGACCTGCTGGGTGGCGGCCCAGGCGATCGTGCCCCCGCCGAGGAGGAGCAGCCCGACGCAGAGCGCGACGAACCACTTGCGCCCGCGGGTCGTGCGTGCGTGCGTGCTCCTCATCGTGATCAGCGGGTGGTGCGCAGGCGGTTGGCGGCGAAGCCGACGCCGCCCAGGCCGAGGGCCAGGCCACCGAGCGCGAGAGCGCCGGCGTACTCGACGCCGGCGGTGCTCGTGCCACCGGTCTCGACACCACCGTGCGGCATCGCCATCTGGGCCGGCGCGAGCTCACCGCACGCAGCCGGGGCGGTGGCCTCCAGCGGCAGGCTGTCGTCCAGCGAGGACTTGGCCTCACCGTCGTACTTACCGGAGCCGTCTGCGTCGATCCCGTGGACGACGACGACCCCGTCACCGTTGGCGATCTGCTGCGCAAGAGCGTCGTCGACCGTGATCGTGCGCTCGTAGCTGTTCGTCGCACCCGTGGGGAAGTTGGCGACGTCCAGGGCGGCGCCGGCGTCGGTCTTGCCGGGCTCCTCGGTCAGCGAGACCTTGACGCCGCCGTAGGCGGGGGCGCCCTCCATGGTGGAGAGGATGCCGTCGTCGCCGGCCATGTCGTCGGTCGGGCAGGTGCCCTGACCGCCGATGTGGATGTGCTGCGCGTGCGGGGAGCCCGCGAGCAGGCCCTGGGTGTCGACCTTGATGTGGACCTGGTCGCCGTCGACCTGCGCCCACGCGGTGCCCGAGGCGCCGGAGTCGTTGAGCTGGGTGAGCTGACCGGTCAGCTCGTGACCGTCGGCGCTGGCCGGCCCTGCGGCCAGGGGCAGCCCGACGAGGGCGGCGATGGCGGCGGTGCTGGCGAGTCGTCGTGTCGTACGCATGACATTCCTCCTGTGGGTCGGCGACGCGGCGCCGCCGGGGTGTGGACAGGGGGCTTCGGGGCGGGGGTCGGTGCGGATTGGACCCGGAACAAAATTTCGCGGGCCGCGTTGTCACCTTCATGCCCCTGCCTGCTCCCGTTGCCCGACTGATCGAGGTCGGCGTCCCCGCGCTGGCCGGGCTCTCGGAGTCCGAGTTCACCGACCTCGTCCCACCCGCACCAGAGGGCACCGGCGTCCTCGTCGTCTCCCCGTCGCTCGTCCCCGCCGCCGATCTCGCTCCGCTGCTGCGGCACGCCGACAAGCCGGGCTTCGTCGTCGAGGACATGACCGACCTGGCCGACTTCGTGCCGATCGACGGCGAGGAGATCCCGGAGGCGCCCCTCCACTGGATCGCCGACGTCGAGCGTGGTGACGAGATGGCGAACTGGTCACCGGCAGAGGCGCTTCCGGCCATCCGTGAGCGCGGCCGCGTCCCGCTCACCGTGAGCGAGGGCATCAGCTGGCTGCTGCAGGAGCCGGAGCGGCTCGAGCGCGGCCGGTGCTTCATGACGATCGCTTCGCGCAAGCCGAAGGCTCGGGGCGGGCTGGACTCGCGCACGCCCGCGCTGTGGGTCAGCAACGGCACGGGTCGCGACGGTCGCCAGCGCAAGGACGCCCCCAAGGTCGGCTGGTGCTGGGCGAACAACCGGCACACGTGGCTGGGGTTCGCCTCGGCTGGGGCCCGGCACTAGTTCACTCACCCAGCGGGGGGTGCCGGACCGGCGGGGACTGGGGTGGTGGCCCGACTCAAGGCCCGAGGAACGAGGGCCAAGGGCCGCCGCGCCAGCTCCCCGCCGGTCTCCGTCACGACTGCCGCTCGGCGTTGGCGACGATCGCGTCGTGCAGCCACTGGGCGGCGCCGGGCGCGATGTCCTCGTAGTGCTGGGTGAAGCGCGGGTCCGCGAGGTACATCTGCGCCAGGCACACCTGGAACTCGTGGTCGCAGTCGTAGAACCTCTCGATGCTCGCCCGGTGCCGCTCGGCGAGCGCGGCCGCCGAGTCGCCGTCGACGGGCTCGCCGGCGCGGACCGCCGCGCCGATGTCCGACTCCAGTGCCTCCGTCTCGGCCTTGACCTCGGCCCACTGGGCCTTGGTCATGCCCTTCGTCCGCTGGTGGGACTGCTGCCACTTGTCGGTCTCGCCCCACCGCGCCTCGGCCTCGGCCCGGTACTCCTCGGAGTACCCGTCGCCGAAGAGCTCCTTGAGGTCCTCCGTCGTCGCGGGTTGGTCGCTCATCTCCGCCTCCAGTGCGTGCTCGATCGCGTCGACCAGGCTGGTCATCTGTGCCAGCCGGTCCCTGACCAGGTCCCGCTGCCGCCGCAGGTGGTCGACCACCTCGGCCCCGTCGGCGTCGAGCAGCTCGCCGATCTCCTCCAGCGCGAAGCCGAGCCGGCGGTAGACGACGATCGTGCCCAGGCGCTGCAGGTCCTCACCCGTGTAGAGCCGGTAGCCCGCGTGGGTGCGCTCGGAGGGGTGCAGCAGCCCGACCTCGTCGTAGTGGTGCAACGTCCGCACCGTCACGCCGTAGGTCTCGGCCACCTGTCCCACCGTGAGCGCCTCCATGGCACCAGTCTGCGGCAGCATCGCGATCTCGGTCATGGCTGCAGCGTGCTGCCTCACGTCGCGTGAGGGTCAAGCGGTTTCGGAGTTCGTCGCCGCGGCGCCGGGGTCGTGCGGGTTCTCTGGTCGGCGCGAAGGGGGGGCAGCCCCACCCGAGGTCGGGTGACCGCATGATGGTGGCCGGCCGGTCGCGATCCATAGCGTCGATGACATGGCCGCACCCGTCCTCGCCCACCCTCCGACGCGCCCGTCGGCAGCCCATCTGCTCACCCTCTGGGCGTTCCGCACGGTGGCGCTGCTCCAGGCGGTCCTCTTCGTGCTGCAGCCGATCTCGATCGGGTCCTTCCTCCAGGGCAGCTGGGCGGCCTTCGACATGCACTCACTCGTCGGCGCACTGCTCGTGCCGCTGACGATGCTCACCGGCCTCGTCGGTCTGCTCCTCGCCGTCCTCGCACGCCGGGTCGCGGTGGGTGTCAGTGTCGTCGCGCTGCTGATGCTGACGACCTTCCAGGTCGGGATGGGCCACACCCGGCTGCTCGCCGTCCACGTACCGCTCGGGGTCGCGCTCGTGGCGCTGGCAGTCTGGCTGTGCGCGTGGTCGTGGACGCGGGGCGCACAGGGGGCACGGCGATGAGCCTGTCCCGCCGCCAGCTGTTCTCCCTCTCGGGTGGGGTCGTCGCCGGCGTGGGCCTGTCGGCCTGCGGACTGGCCCTGACCTCGCCGGGCGGCTCGACCGGTGCACTGCTGAGCAGCCGGGTGCCGCTCCCTTCGCCCTTTGCCGCGCAGCTACCGCCGCTCACCCGGCTCACGCCCCACGAGGGCCGTGCCACCGTGACCGTGCGGCGGCGCAGCACGGAGATCCTGCCCGGGCGGATGACCGAGATCATCGGGTACGACGGCTCCTTCCCCGGCCCCACCATCGAGGCGACGAAGGGGGAACCGCTGCGCCTGCGCGTGCGCAACGCCGTCGACCACCCCGTCGTCAACCACCTCCACGGCGGCGTCACCCCGGCAGAGCACGACGGGTACCCGACGGACCTCGTGCAGCCGGAGACCTCCCGCACATACGAGTACCCGCTCGACCAGCGTGCCGCGACGCTCTGGTACCACGACCACACGATGGACTTCACCGGGCCGAACGTCTACGCGGGGATGGCCGGGGCCTTCGTGCTGCGTGACCCGGCCGAGGAGGACCTCGGGCTGCCGACCGACGACCGGGAGCTGACGCTCGTGCTCACCGACCGGTCCTTCGGGGAGGACGCGGAGCTGGTCTACCCGGTGCGCGAGGGCACCTTCGACCGTCGGTTCCACGGCGGCCTGCTCGGCGACTGCATGCTCGTCAACGGCGCACCGTGGCCACGCACCGACGTCGACGCCGCCCGGTATCGCGTGCGGATCCTCAACGCCTGCAACGCCCGTCGTCTGGAGCTGGCGCTCGATCCGGGCGGTGACATCGTCCAGGTCGGCACCGACCAAGGTCTGCTCGCCCGGCCGCACCGTCGCCGCACGCTGACCCTCGCACCCGCTGAGCGCGCGGACGTCGTCATCGACTTCTCGCAGCACTCCCCCGGCTCGCAGGTCACGCTGGTCAACGGGCTCGGCGAGGACGACATGGGGCTGGTCATGCGTTTCGACGTCGCACGCAGGGCGAGGGACGACTCCCGCGTGCCCGACCGGTTGTCGACGATCGAGCCGATCGACCCCTCACGCGTCGTGCGCACCCGCGACTTCCACCTCGCGCTCGGTCAGCCGATGTCCGGCGGGCACGGATCGCACTCCGGCAGCGACCGATCGCTGCCGATGTGGTCGATCAACGGGCAGCCCTACCGTCCCGGGCACGACCTCTTCGAGGCGCGGCTGGGCACGGTCGAGCGGTGGCGCTTCACGACCGACGTGCACCACCCGGTCCACGCGCACCTGGTGCCCTTCCAGGTCAAGCAGGACGGCGCCCCGGCGTGGAAGGACACCGTCGACGTCGGACCGACCTCCCGCGCCGAGGTGCTCGTGCCGATCGAGGGGTACCGCGGGCGCTACGTCCTGCACTGCCACAACCTCGAGCACGAGGACCGGATGATGATGGCGGACTGGTCAGTGGTGTGACCGGCGGCGTCACACCACCGCAACCACATCGGTGTGGCCGAAGTCGCCGCCCTTGAAGAGGAGCGGGTCCCCGGTCGTGATCGCCAGCGCATAGGCGAAGCAGTCGCCGAAGTTCAGCTGCGCCGGATGACCTGACCCCTTGCCGAAATCCCTGTAGGCAGTGCGTGCCACGGCGACCTGGGCCTCGTCGACCGGAACCACCTCGAGGTCCAGGTCGGCGATGAGACGGTCCAGCCGTCTGGACGAGCGCAGGCGCTGTCGGGCGTCGAGGACCAGCGAGGTCTCCAGCAGTGTCCCGGCGGAGATCCTCAGGACATCGGCGTCCATCATCAGCTCGAGGTACCGACGGGCCTCGGGCTCACCCTCGTGGACACAGACGATCGCGGAGGTGTCGACGATCATGCAGGGAGGCCGTTGTCGTCATACATCTCGTCCATGACCTGCCGGGTGACCGCCCGCTGCTCATCCGTCGTCGTGTCCTCGATCTCGTCCATCAAGCGCATCAGTCGCCGTCGACGTGCCGTCTCACGATCACGGGCATCCAAGTCATGGAGTCGGCGCTCAAGGGCCTCCTCGATGGCGCTCGTCTGCGTCGCACCCGTGCGCTGCGCCACCTGACGGGCAAGCGCGTGAACACGCTCGTTCTTGATGTTCAGGCCCACAGGATCCACCTTTCTACCCTGGTGGACTCCATTCTACCCTCGCGATGCCGGGGCTCGAGGGACACGCCGCCGCTGATACTCCTCCCCCACGACATGAGGTTTTTTTGAGGTCTTCTCGACCTCACCGCACCGGGGCGAAGGGGGAGGCTGGAGTCATGACGACGACGTCTGCCCCCTTCGCCGGTCGCCTGAGCCGGTCCGACTGCCACGTCGCCGACCTGCGCGCCCTCCTCGAGCGGCAGGTCGACGCGGTCCCCACGCACGCCGAGCGCATCGAGCAGCAGGTGCCGGTCTACGCGGCCACCGCTCTGCGAGAGGCGATCTCGAGCGAGACGGGGGCCATCGCGGTGGAGGCCGAGCTCGCCGAGGTCCTCGCTGACGGGGCCGGGATCTTCGTGATCACCGGCGCGCTCGGGCACGAGGTCGTCGACCGGGTGTCGGCGGACTACGAGGAGATCATCGCCGCGGAGAAGGCGACCGGCGCCGAGGTCGGCGACCACTTCGCCGCGGCCGGGGCCAACGACCGGATCTGGAACGCCCTGGAGAAGCTCGCCGTCGACCATCCCGAGGACTTCGTCGACTACTACGCCGACGACCTCATCGCCCTCGCCGCCCGCGCCTGGCTCGGTCCCGGCTACCAGGTCACCAGCCAGGTCAACGTGGTCAACCCGGGCGGCCGGGGCCAGACCGTCCACCGCGACTACCACCTCGGCTTCACCTCCCCGGAGGTCACCGAGCGCTACCCGCGCCACGTGCACGACCTCTCCCCCGTGCTCACCCTCCAGGGCGCGATCGCCCACTGCGACATGCCCGTCGAGACCGGGCCGACGCTCTACCTGCCGCACTCGCAGAAGTACTCGCACGGCTACCTCGCCTACTGGCTGGCCGAGTTCCAGGAGTACTTCGCCGAGCACCACGTGCAGCTGCCGCTGAGGAAGGGGGACGCGGTCTTCTTCAACCCCGCCCTCTTCCACGCGGCCGGGTCGAACACGACGAGCGACGTGCGCCGGATGGCGAACCTGCTGCAGATCTCCTCGGCCTTCGGCCGGTCGATGGAGGCCACCGACCGACACCGGATCGTCACCGCGATCTACCCGGCGCTCCTCTCCCGCAAGGCTGCCGGTGTCGACGTCGAGCACGCGGTCGCCGCGAGCGCCGAGGGCTACGCCTTCCCGACCAACCTCGACCTCGACCAGCCGGTCGACGGCATGTCGCCGCCCACCCAGGCCGACATCGTCCGGCAGGCCCTCGCCGAGGCCGACTCCCCCGAGGAGCTGGCCCAGCGTCTCGCCGGGTACGCCGCGGCCCGCCGCACCAGCTGACCGACCCCCTTCCCACACCCCCACGGACAGGACCCCCATGCAGCAGCTCCTCACCGACAAGGTCGTCCTCGTCGTCGGCGGCACCTCCGGTGTCGGCGCCGGCATCGCCCGCGCCGCCGTCCGCGAGGGCGCGCACGTCGTCGTCACCGGTCGTCGCCCCGAGCCCGGTCAGGCCCTGGCCGACGAGCTCGGCGAGCGCGTCTCGAGCATCACCGGCGACGTCTCCGACCCGGAGGCGGCGAAGGGGGTCGTCACCACGACGATCGAGCGGCACGGACGCATCGACTGCCTCGTCAACTGCGCCGGGCTCACCGACCGCGGGTCGATCCTCGACACGACGCCGGAGCTGTTCGATGCGCACATCACGACGAACCTGCGCGGCCCCTTCTTCACCATGCAGGCCGCGGTCGCGGACATGGTCGGGCGTGAGGCGCCCGGGACGATCGTCAACATCTCCAGCATCAGCGCGCGCGGCGGCCAGCCCTACCTCGCGCCGTACGTCGCGGCGAAGGCCGGGCTGGCCGGGCTGACGAAGAACGTCGCCCACGCCCACCGCTTCGACCGGATCCGGGTCAACGCGCTGAACATCGGGTGGACGCAGACCGAGGGTGAGGACTCGACACAGCGGCGCTTCCACGACGCCGGCGACGACTGGGTCGAGCAGGCCAACGCGAAGCTGCCCATGGGCAAGCTCGGCCAGGTCGACGAGATCGCCGACGCCGTCGTCTTCCTGCTCTCCGACCGCTCCGGGGTCGTCACCGGCTCGGTCATCGACTGGGACCAGCAGGTCATCGGCGGGTCCGACTAGGCCCGTCCAACCTCCTGCACGAGCCCACCCACCCCCTTCGCCCTCCCCGACCAAAGGATCCCCATGCGCATCGGACTCATCGGCCTCGGCCGGATCGGCTCCTTCCACGCCGACACCCTCGCCGCCCTCGACGGTGTCGACGAGCTCGTCGTCACCGACCCGGTCACCGCAGCGGTCGACGCCGTCACCGCACGGCTGTCCGCGGTCCGCACCGTCGACTCGCCCGAGGCGCTGCTCGCGTCCGGGGTCGACGGCGTGGTCATCGCCGCAGCGACCAACACCCACGCCGCACTGATCCGCGCGGCGGTGGCGAAGGGGGTCCCCACCTTCTGCGAGAAGCCCGTCGCCGGGACCATCGCGGAGTCGATCGCCGTGCAGGAGGCCGTCGTCGGGAGCGACGTGCCCGTGCAGATCGGCTACCCGCGCCGCTTCGACCCGGCCTTCGTCGCGGCGCGCGACGCGGTGCGCTCGGGCGAGCTCGGCCGCATCACCACGGTCCGCTCGACGACCCTCGACCCGGCTCCGCCGCCCGCGGCCTACCTCGCCGTCAGCGGCGGCATCTTCCGGGACTGCTCCGTCCACGACTTCGACGCGGTGCGCTGGGTGACCGGCCAGGAGGTCGTCGAGGTCCACGCCGTCGGCTCGGTCGACCCGGACGCGCCCGCCGAGTACTACGCCGACCACGGCGACCACTCGAGCGCCTCGGTGCTGCTGACCCTCTCCGACGGCACCATCGGCGTCGTGTCCAACACCCGCACCAACGGCCGCGGGTACGACGTGCGGCTCGAGGTGCACGGGGTGCGCGACGCGGTGGCCGCCGGGCTGGACGAGGGGCTCCCCCTTCGCCCGACCCAGCCGGGCATCACCTGGCCCGCCGGGCCGCCGCACGAGTTCTTCATGGACCGCCTCGCCGACGCGTTCCGCGTCGAGCTGGCGACCTTCACCGAGGTGGCCACCGGCACGGTCGACAACCCGTGCACCGTTGCCGACGCCATGGGTACCGCCTGGACCGCCGAGGCCGCGACGCTGTCCGCTGCGGAGCACCGGCCGGTGTCGATTGAGGAGGTCCGGACGGCGGTTCACCTCGTCTGAGCTGAGTCGCCACCCGGTGGGCAGTCCGCCTGCCTCCGGATGCGGCGGGGGACACCCATGTGTAGTCTGCGCTCGCCGTGCCCGAGGGCTCGGCATGTGAATGCACGAGCGTGCGGAATCGCTTCTTGGGGGACGTCTGTGTCAGACGCGGCGGTGCGTGATGCGCCGGGATCAGTGACCGGTGAACCGTTGGAGTGGTGGGAGCACCTGCGTGTGTGGCGCGCTCGGCGGTGGCAGCGGTTCGGGGAGCGTCATCCTGGTCTCGCCCGGGCTCTCGGGCTGCTTCGGTGGGTGTTGCTGCTCGCGGGGCTGGTGTGGCTACTGGTCGTTGTCATCTGGTTCCCGAACGTGCGTATGGGGATGGGTGCCTATGTCGGGTCGCTCTGGATCCTGATCTGCTGCGTGGTGGCGGCCCGGACCCGCACACTCAGCTGGGGTACGTGCCTGCGGGTGTTCGCCTTCGCGGTGCCGTGGTCGGTCGTGATCGGACTGGTCAGCGTGTGGCTGTCGGACCTGGTGTTCCTCACCTATGAGGAGGCTTCCTCGGGCGGCGGTGATGCGGATGTCCACGGTGCCGCGAGTGAGGCGGTCGGGGCGTCGGTGGCGATCGCGGGGCTGACCGAGGAGGCGCTGAAGCTGCTACCGGTGGCTCTGATCGTGGTGCTGGCTGCGAGGAGGGTGCGGCGGTTCGCGGTCGTCGACTGGCTACTGCTGGGGATGGCCTCGGGTGCAGCGTTCACGGCGGTGGAGGAGCTGTTTCGCAGGATCTACCTCACCGACCCTGACCTTCAGGGCGGCATCCTTGATCTCTGTGCTCATCGTCCTCCGGACCAACGGATTGAGTGTTTCGGAATCGACGAGTTCGGGATCTGGCCGATCGGGGGCGGGTCGTTCTCCGGTGAATACGCCAGTTACGCCGGTCATCATGTGCTGACGGCGTTGGTGGCGGTCGCGGTGGGGCTGGCGATCGCGGCGTGGCGATCCAGCAGTTCCTCCCGCGTCCCGTGGGCAGTCCGAGCGGGCGCGGTGGCCGCGCCGGTGCTGATGTTCTGGGTCGCGGTCGTGGATCACATGGGCCGCAACGCTGTCGCCGCTGGGGGTGATGACACGTGGCTGACTTCCCAGGGCACGACCATTCCGTGGGTCGTGCGGTTCACGTTTCAGGTCACCGGCGGGGGCGAAGGACGCACTGCCTTGCTCGCCGTGCTGTTCGTGGCGGCGGTCGTGGTCGATGCCCGTCGTTACTCCCGTTATGGTTTCCCGATCGTGGGTGCTGGGGCGTTCGGTGACGGGCCTGCCGTAGGAACGACGGAGCAGCGCGGACGCGGCGATGGACTACTCGCGTGGTTGGTCACGCAGGCCAAGCACGATGCACGCAAGGTCGTGGACGTGACACTGGATGCCCTTCAGGACGCTTTGCCGCAGCTGAGGCTGCATGCTCGTCGGCGAAGCGAGCGCGCTCACTTGGGGCTCGGCTCGAGGTTCGTGGCAGCGGGCGCGCAGGTGTCGCGGGTGTTGTGGCTCGACGCCGCACAGGGGGTCGCAGCGCACAGCCGTGAACCGGGGGAGAGCCGCGCGCAGGCCATCACGAACGGTCGCGCGTTCTGGTCGATGCAGCGTCAGGCGCGTCAGCTGGTCTGCCACGTCGACGCCGACCGCCTCGCGCCCAGCCGGTTTCCCGGTCTGGGGTACCGGTTGATGGGAATAGCGACGCTGGCAGCGCTGCTTGCCGCAGGGTTGGCAATCGCCCCGATCGCGGCGGCTGGGATCGGTCCTGAGCTGACCACCGGTAACGAATGGTCGTGGTGGTGGCTGGCCGGGCAGTTGGATGCCTTGGCCGGGTGGTGGGACGGCCTGAGCACGACGCAGCAGGTATTCATCGGTATCGGAGCGGCGGCGCTCCTGGCGATTCCCTTCGGGTTCACCGGCGGACTGTTCGCCGCCGGCATCGGCACCTACATCGTCGACCACGGCACCGGTATCGGTGACCTCATCAAAGACCCCGAGACCACGCTCCAGAACTACGCCGCCAACACCTCGCCCGGCGCGTTCGCCCTCGATCTCGGTGAGCTGTTGCTGACGTTCATGCCGCCTGCCATCGGCGCGACCTACGGGGTCGGGGCGAAGCAGCTGGCCAAGGAGTACCTCGACGACCCTGCAGCCTTCTGGCCCAGATATCGCGCGCTGATGGCCGACGAAGGAGGCTGGATACGGTTCGACGGCTTCCTTCCGAGGCCGAAGGGCTACCCCGACTGGGTCGCCTACGGGGGCAAACCACACGGTCGGTTGCCTGCCAACTTCCGGCCCGGGTGGGCAGCGGTGCGCCAAGGCGAGAAGGGGATGGCCTACCAGGAACAGATCACCGGGATGAGACGCCTCCCGGACGGGGGCATCCCGGAGTACGTCGTCAGGAACCCGACTGATGGCAAACCCGTTTCCTTCGACGGTCGCATCGTGCGAGGAGACCCGCCACACGAGGTCTTCCTGGACGCGAAGGACGGGTACGCCGAACTCGCCATGAACCCGGACAAGCCGTGGGCGCGCGGCATGAGGGAGAGCATTGTGGATGAGGCACGGCGACAATCGCAGGCACTGCCCGACGGGGCCGTCCTGGAATGGAAGGTCTCCGACCCTCGGGGCGCTGACGCCATTCAGGAGATCCTCGACGACGAGGGCTACTTCAACATCAGCGTCGACTACATTCCGAAGGGATGACAGCTGTGGAACATCGATTGGCTGACGCCGCACACGTCAACTTGCTGACCTTTTGGAACGGACGGGCCGAGGGCGCGGACGTGGTTGCCCGGAAGACGGCAGCAACCGTGCAGGGCCTTGCATCGGTGTGTCCGGTCGACGGGTGGCGCTACCCGGACGGCAACGCCTGGGGGGCCTGGCCCGCGACCGCGCACGAGCAGGCGGACTGGGTCGAGTCCAAGGTGTTTCGGTCTGAGGACGGGGACCCCTCACCCGTGAACGGGTACTCCTTCTCCCTCAGCCAGGAGATCGCCGGTCTGGACATCGATCTGGGCATCAACGCGGGCAGTACCGTCGAAGGGGGGCGCGTCCCCGCCAACCGAGTTAGGGTCACGCTCCGGGAGACCACTCCTAGGGGCTTCACCACCGCAGTGGTCGATCCGATCGTGGAGGCTGTGGTGGACGTGTGGGAGCCGCTGGCCGGCAACTTCCGGGATCGGGCCGTGCTGAAACTGGCACGCCCGACCAGCTCGTGGCAGGTGCCCATCGGTTACCGCATCTGGGTGGACGACTCGGTTGCCTCGATCCATCAGGTTCCCCCAGGAGTAATCACTTCCAGACGGGGAACCGGCACGCTTCTGTCGGCCCCCGACGAGTGGACGACCCACCGCGTCGTCGAGGCCATGCGGCAGACGCTGTCGATGAACGGCATCGACGAGGTCTCCCACTAAGGCGCGACGGCAGTGCGGTCCGGGTTCCTCGTCAGGACCACGACGACCGCCTCCCCCTTCGAGCAGACCCGGAGCTTTGCGGTCTGTCCTCGGGCAGCTCACTACGGGTGGTCCTTCCTGCAGAACGGGCTGGTCGAGGAGGCAGGCACTCAGGTGGTGGATCCGTGCTCACCG
Proteins encoded in this region:
- a CDS encoding class F sortase; this encodes MRSTHARTTRGRKWFVALCVGLLLLGGGTIAWAATQQVGPPPAPPSTTTAKGVTPSPTTSTAPDREATSEEEREAPPSPEVADAMPASEPVAVRLPSIDVSSPVHGLGLDAQGRLKVPSGDRYDEVAWYDGSPTPGEVGPAVLEGHVTGSGHDPSVFFELGDVRAGDEVEVDRADGTTATFEVTQVKKSPKDDFPRIDVYGATAGPELRIITCGGTYDEDARRHLENVIVFAELVEG
- a CDS encoding CHRD domain-containing protein, translating into MRTTRRLASTAAIAALVGLPLAAGPASADGHELTGQLTQLNDSGASGTAWAQVDGDQVHIKVDTQGLLAGSPHAQHIHIGGQGTCPTDDMAGDDGILSTMEGAPAYGGVKVSLTEEPGKTDAGAALDVANFPTGATNSYERTITVDDALAQQIANGDGVVVVHGIDADGSGKYDGEAKSSLDDSLPLEATAPAACGELAPAQMAMPHGGVETGGTSTAGVEYAGALALGGLALGLGGVGFAANRLRTTR
- a CDS encoding DUF5701 family protein, producing the protein MPLPAPVARLIEVGVPALAGLSESEFTDLVPPAPEGTGVLVVSPSLVPAADLAPLLRHADKPGFVVEDMTDLADFVPIDGEEIPEAPLHWIADVERGDEMANWSPAEALPAIRERGRVPLTVSEGISWLLQEPERLERGRCFMTIASRKPKARGGLDSRTPALWVSNGTGRDGRQRKDAPKVGWCWANNRHTWLGFASAGARH
- a CDS encoding MerR family transcriptional regulator, which gives rise to MTEIAMLPQTGAMEALTVGQVAETYGVTVRTLHHYDEVGLLHPSERTHAGYRLYTGEDLQRLGTIVVYRRLGFALEEIGELLDADGAEVVDHLRRQRDLVRDRLAQMTSLVDAIEHALEAEMSDQPATTEDLKELFGDGYSEEYRAEAEARWGETDKWQQSHQRTKGMTKAQWAEVKAETEALESDIGAAVRAGEPVDGDSAAALAERHRASIERFYDCDHEFQVCLAQMYLADPRFTQHYEDIAPGAAQWLHDAIVANAERQS
- a CDS encoding multicopper oxidase family protein; amino-acid sequence: MSLSRRQLFSLSGGVVAGVGLSACGLALTSPGGSTGALLSSRVPLPSPFAAQLPPLTRLTPHEGRATVTVRRRSTEILPGRMTEIIGYDGSFPGPTIEATKGEPLRLRVRNAVDHPVVNHLHGGVTPAEHDGYPTDLVQPETSRTYEYPLDQRAATLWYHDHTMDFTGPNVYAGMAGAFVLRDPAEEDLGLPTDDRELTLVLTDRSFGEDAELVYPVREGTFDRRFHGGLLGDCMLVNGAPWPRTDVDAARYRVRILNACNARRLELALDPGGDIVQVGTDQGLLARPHRRRTLTLAPAERADVVIDFSQHSPGSQVTLVNGLGEDDMGLVMRFDVARRARDDSRVPDRLSTIEPIDPSRVVRTRDFHLALGQPMSGGHGSHSGSDRSLPMWSINGQPYRPGHDLFEARLGTVERWRFTTDVHHPVHAHLVPFQVKQDGAPAWKDTVDVGPTSRAEVLVPIEGYRGRYVLHCHNLEHEDRMMMADWSVV
- a CDS encoding type II toxin-antitoxin system VapC family toxin encodes the protein MIVDTSAIVCVHEGEPEARRYLELMMDADVLRISAGTLLETSLVLDARQRLRSSRRLDRLIADLDLEVVPVDEAQVAVARTAYRDFGKGSGHPAQLNFGDCFAYALAITTGDPLLFKGGDFGHTDVVAVV
- a CDS encoding type II toxin-antitoxin system VapB family antitoxin → MGLNIKNERVHALARQVAQRTGATQTSAIEEALERRLHDLDARDRETARRRRLMRLMDEIEDTTTDEQRAVTRQVMDEMYDDNGLPA
- a CDS encoding phytanoyl-CoA dioxygenase family protein, producing MTTTSAPFAGRLSRSDCHVADLRALLERQVDAVPTHAERIEQQVPVYAATALREAISSETGAIAVEAELAEVLADGAGIFVITGALGHEVVDRVSADYEEIIAAEKATGAEVGDHFAAAGANDRIWNALEKLAVDHPEDFVDYYADDLIALAARAWLGPGYQVTSQVNVVNPGGRGQTVHRDYHLGFTSPEVTERYPRHVHDLSPVLTLQGAIAHCDMPVETGPTLYLPHSQKYSHGYLAYWLAEFQEYFAEHHVQLPLRKGDAVFFNPALFHAAGSNTTSDVRRMANLLQISSAFGRSMEATDRHRIVTAIYPALLSRKAAGVDVEHAVAASAEGYAFPTNLDLDQPVDGMSPPTQADIVRQALAEADSPEELAQRLAGYAAARRTS
- a CDS encoding SDR family oxidoreductase encodes the protein MQQLLTDKVVLVVGGTSGVGAGIARAAVREGAHVVVTGRRPEPGQALADELGERVSSITGDVSDPEAAKGVVTTTIERHGRIDCLVNCAGLTDRGSILDTTPELFDAHITTNLRGPFFTMQAAVADMVGREAPGTIVNISSISARGGQPYLAPYVAAKAGLAGLTKNVAHAHRFDRIRVNALNIGWTQTEGEDSTQRRFHDAGDDWVEQANAKLPMGKLGQVDEIADAVVFLLSDRSGVVTGSVIDWDQQVIGGSD
- a CDS encoding Gfo/Idh/MocA family oxidoreductase codes for the protein MRIGLIGLGRIGSFHADTLAALDGVDELVVTDPVTAAVDAVTARLSAVRTVDSPEALLASGVDGVVIAAATNTHAALIRAAVAKGVPTFCEKPVAGTIAESIAVQEAVVGSDVPVQIGYPRRFDPAFVAARDAVRSGELGRITTVRSTTLDPAPPPAAYLAVSGGIFRDCSVHDFDAVRWVTGQEVVEVHAVGSVDPDAPAEYYADHGDHSSASVLLTLSDGTIGVVSNTRTNGRGYDVRLEVHGVRDAVAAGLDEGLPLRPTQPGITWPAGPPHEFFMDRLADAFRVELATFTEVATGTVDNPCTVADAMGTAWTAEAATLSAAEHRPVSIEEVRTAVHLV